The following are encoded together in the Scomber scombrus chromosome 7, fScoSco1.1, whole genome shotgun sequence genome:
- the LOC133983214 gene encoding apolipoprotein A-IV-like, translating to MKVFMVLTVAVLSGCHANLFYADAPKPQMEVLTDAFWDYIAKATETADDTLHMIRKSQLGEEINARLAESADVASKYAVTLQEQLPPAAQDLMTKITAEADVLRNVLTQELSMVRGKLEPYTEDMKAQIQQRVEQLKQELAPYADSLDSDALRTTLMQRSEELKINLEQSVKDLQAQLGPYTDDLRQKVDKHLQDFQDSVAPMTEKVQVELSQRASLVKQIVAPYAEDLRVKLDPYAQDLQAQLMSLYQSFVKAN from the exons ATGAAGGTGTTCATGGTACTAACCGTTGCAGTGCTGTCTG GCTGTCATGCCAACCTCTTCTATGCTGATGCACCCAAGCCACAGATGGAAGTGCTGACTGATGCTTTTTGGGACTACATTGCAAAGGCCACTGAGAcagctgatgacaccctccATATGATCAGGAAGTCACAGCTTGGAGAGGAAATCAA TGCCCGCCTAGCAGAGAGTGCTGATGTAGCCAGCAAGTATGCAGTCACTCTGCAGGAGCAGCTTCCCCCTGCAGCCCAGGACCTGATGACCAAGATCACAGCAGAAGCTGATGTGCTCAGAAATGTGCTGACCCAGGAACTGAGCATGGTCAGGGGAAAGCTGGAACCTTACACAGAGGACATGAAGGCCCAGATCCAGCAGAGAGTGGAGCAACTGAAACAGGAACTGGCCCCCTACGCAGACTCCCTGGACTCAGATGCTCTGAGAACCACCCTGATGCAGAGGAGTGAGGAGCTGAAGATCAACCTGGAGCAGAGTGTGAAGGACCTGCAAGCTCAGCTGGGTCCCTACACGGATGACCTGAGGCAGAAAGTGGACAAGCATCTGCAAGATTTCCAAGATAGCGTGGCTCCCATGACCGAGAAGGTCCAGGTTGAGTTGAGTCAGAGAGCCAGTCTGGTGAAACAGATTGTTGCCCCATATGCTGAAGACCTGAGGGTAAAGCTGGACCCCTACGCTCAGGACCTCCAGGCTCAGCTAATGTCCCTCTACCAGTCCTTTGTCAAGGCCAACTAA
- the LOC133983918 gene encoding uncharacterized protein LOC133983918 has translation MKVLVVLVLAVFSGCQANLFYADAPKPQLEVLNDAFWDYVAKATETADDTVQMIRKSQFGQDVSARLTDGSDLATKYAVSLQEQLHPAAQDLITKVTTEADVLKERMIEELSTVKGKLEPFTEDMKAQIQQRVEQLKQELAPYVDTVDTEALRTTLMQRSEELRTNLEQSVMDLQTQLGPYTDDLKQKVDQHLEDFKVKVAPVTERVQSELAQRAHQVKEMAAPYVDQLRTRLDPYAQDLQTQLMSLYESFVKANWRTFSLETGCETFTPLFTLTARLLNHPLKTVQTGENFGRGVGNTLRGRNKICTDKSSAPRERVRARASTSPGSTRSGSSLLGLYKNPQSHFREHGRSLTSQVSVCPTNMKALALILALAVITGCNARAVRQADATLNRWEESVDRFWQYVSELNQQADGVVQTVKTSQLTRELDTLITDTMAELTAYKEEIQTKVSPYAEASTGQLSEDLQLLATKLQKDMLDAKERSTEYLGELKTMMEQNSDDVRNRISTYTHKLKKRLNKDTEEIRNTVATYLGELQSRTSQNLDAVKDHVEPYVQQASDTATKKLGDISTILRSQAEGLGQQLETQAEGLKTQLESTAQDLRTSLEGKIDELTELLSPYATQIREQVEGIIEKVKESASA, from the exons ATGAAGGTCCTTGTTGTGCTGGTCCTAGCCGTTTTCAGTG GCTGTCAGGCCAACCTCTTCTATGCTGATGCACCCAAGCCACAGCTGGAAGTGCTGAATGATGCTTTCTGGGACTATGTTGCCAAAGCCACTGAGACAGCTGATGACACCGTCCAGATGATCAGGAAATCACAGTTTGGACAGGATGTCAG TGCCCGTTTGACAGATGGCTCCGACCTTGCCACCAAGTACGCAGTCTCTCTGCAAGAGCAGCTTCACCCTGCAGCCCAGGACCTCATCACTAAGGTCACCACAGAAGCTGATGTGCTGAAAGAGCGTATGATCGAGGAACTGAGCACTGTCAAGGGAAAGCTGGAGCCTTTTACCGAGGACATGAAGGCCCAGATCCAGCAGAGAGTGGAGCAGCTGAAACAGGAGCTTGCCCCCTATGTAGACACTGTGGACACTGAGGCACTGAGAACCACCCTGATGCAGAGGAGCGAGGAGCTGAGGACCAACCTGGAGCAGAGTGTGATGGACCTGCAGACTCAGCTGGGGCCCTACACTGATGACCTGAAGCAGAAAGTGGACCAACACCTGGAGGACTTCAAGGTGAAGGTGGCCCCTGTGACAGAGAGGGTCCAGAGTGAGCTGGCTCAGAGAGCCCACCAGGTGAAAGAAATGGCTGCCCCCTACGTTGATCAGCTGAGAACAAGGCTGGACCCCTATGCCCAGGACCTCCAGACCCAGCTCATGTCTCTCTACGAGTCCTTCGTGAAAGCCAATT ggAGAACTTTCTCTCTGGAAACTGGATGTGAAACGTTTACCCCGTTATTCACGCTGACTGCCAGATTGCTCAATCATCCCCTTAAAACAGTGCAAACCGGTGAGAACTTCGGTCGCGGTGTTGGTAACACGTTGCGTGGAAGAAACAAGATCTGCACAGACAAATCATCAGCACCACGTGAACGTGTGCGTGCGCGAGCAAGCACTTCCCCCGGTAGCACGCGCAGCGGCAGCAGCCTCCTGGGACTGTATAAAAACCCTCAGTCACATTTCAGGGAGCACGGTAGAAGCTTAACCTCTCAG GTGTCTGTCTGTCCAACAAACATGAAGGCCTTAGCTCTGATCCTTGCTCTGGCAGTCATCACTG GCTGCAATGCCCGTGCTGTGCGCCAGGCAGATGCCACCCTAAACCGCTGGGAGGAATCTGTGGATCGTTTCTGGCAGTATGTCTCTGAGCTGAACCAACAAGCCGATGGAGTTGTGCAGACCGTGAAGACCTCTCAGCTCACCAGAGAGCTAGA CACTCTGATCACTGACACCATGGCAGAACTGACAGCATACAAAGAGGAAATTCAGACCAAGGTCAGCCCCTATGCTGAGGCCTCCACTGGCCAGCTGTCCGAGGACCTGCAGCTTCTGGCCACCAAACTGCAGAAGGACATGCTGGATGCCAAGGAGCGCAGCACTGAGTATCTGGGTGAGCTCAAGACCATGATGGAGCAGAACTCTGATGATGTCCGCAACCGCATCAGTACCTACACCCACAAGCTGAAGAAACGCCTCAACAAGGACACTGAGGAGATCCGCAA CACTGTGGCCACCTACCTGGGTGAGCTCCAGTCCCGCACCTCCCAGAACCTGGATGCTGTGAAGGACCATGTTGAGCCCTATGTCCAGCAGGCCAGTGACACAGCCACCAAGAAGCTGGGCGACATCTCTACCATTCTGAGGAGCCAGGCTGAGGGTCTAGGCCAGCAGCTGGAGACCCAGGCTGAGGGCCTCAAGACCCAACTGGAGTCCACTGCCCAGGACCTGCGCACCTCCCTGGAAGGCAAGATCGACGAATTGACCGAGCTGTTGTCCCCCTACGCCACCCAGATCCGGGAGCAGGTTGAGGGCATCATTGAAAAAGTCAAGGAGAGCGCCTCCGCCTAA
- the apoc1 gene encoding apolipoprotein C-I yields MTASNPSKNSPAEILPPITTSSPLFILSLPFSAGTQPQTPQGLLAKHKNSIFVSLLLQIGSTEDVHFHALCLLQLFKRSLYARKHKLIHKPSGHFMTKEMEIKSFKNSLRSDKAFTSSDTDFLALSLITSVQVNKGGSDTSRSPRVHVDLSLLLCVTLLDPSRLIKRDTHKSSNTLDFFFSSETRTRVTAKMRLYLAIAVLMLAFVAYTEAQEEETIEQKFTKFGQQMSEMSKTFADKAKTTFADIHTSEFAVSTKSWLEEQLEKLKTKFQEISQ; encoded by the exons ATGACTGCTAGTAACCCCTCCAAAAACTCCCCTGCAGAGATTTTACCTCCTATTACAACCTCGTCTCCTCTCTTCATCCTTTCCCTCCCCTTCAGTGCTGGCACACAACCTCAGACCCCACAGGGGCTCTTGgccaaacacaaaaacagcatttttgtaAGCTTGTTATTGCAAATTGGGAGCACGGAAGACGTGCACTTTCACGCCCTATGCCTCCTGCAATTATTCAAGAGGAGCTTATATGCACGCAAGCACAAGCTCATACATAAACCCAGTGGCCACTTCATGACAAAAGAGATGGAGATTAAGTCTTTCAAAA ATTCGTTAAGGAGCGATAAAGCCTTCACATCCTCAGACACAGACTTCCTGGCTCTTAG TTTAATTACATCGGTGCAGGTCAATAAAGGGGGCAGTGACACCTCAAGGTCACCACGTGTACATGTTGACTTAAGTCTGCTCCTTTGCGTCACCCTCCTAGATCCCAGCAGGCTTATAAAGAGGGACACACACAAGAGCTCAAACACActcgatttttttttctcctctgagaCGAGAACCAG AGTCACAGCAAAGATGAGACTGTACCTTGCCATTGCCGTGCTGATGCTGGCATTCGTCGCTTACACAG AGGCTCAGGAGGAGGAGACCATCGAGCAGAAGTTCACCAAGTTTGGCCAGCAGATGTCTGAGATGAGCAAGACCTTTGCTGATAAGGCCAAGACTACCTTTGCAGACATCCACACCAGCGAATTTGCAGTCTCCACCAa ATCCTGGCTTGAGGAACAGTTAGAGAAGCTGAAGACCAAGTTTCAGGAAATCTCCCAATAG
- the apoc4 gene encoding apolipoprotein C-IV has protein sequence QIIALNLYVQFVCACIFISLLPQKQCNEVKGKKLNGRLMRANVHTVAPNTNRLNNTCFIQLLLTRAAEQKMHLKLFLSSLILLTACGPLLAQTPTPPTTQPESEGIMWRLANRARDAKTKVLNVGEAVLGIAGSYYEDHLQPVAESYSQWASDVRGSMWEKIQTTIDNYMPF, from the exons CAAATCATTGCTTTAAATTTGTATGTGCAGTTTGTCTGTGCATGTATATTTATCAGT CTTTTGCCACAAAAACAATGTAATGAAGTTAAGGGGAAGAAACTGAATGGTCGTTTGATGAGGGCCAATGTACACACTGTAGCACCCAATACAAATAGACTCAATAACACTTGTTTCATTCAACTTCTGTTGACCAGAGCTGCAGAGCAAAAG atGCATTTGAAGTTGTTTCTTTCCAGTCTCATCTTACtaacag CATGTGGGCCACTTTTGGCCCAGACACCAACCCCACCAACCACACAACCTGAGTCTGAGGGAATAATGTGGAGACTGGCAAATAGAGCCAG GGATGCCAAAACTAAAGTCCTGAATGTGGGGGAGGCAGTGCTGGGGATAGCTGGTTCTTACTATGAAGACCACCTCCAACCAGTGGCTGAAAGCTATTCTCAATGGGCCTCTGATGTTAGAGGCTCCATGTGGGAGAAGATCCAGACAACCATTGACAACTACATGCCATTTTAA